A part of Eremothecium sinecaudum strain ATCC 58844 chromosome VII, complete sequence genomic DNA contains:
- the PFF1 gene encoding Pff1p (Syntenic homolog of Ashbya gossypii AGL209W; Syntenic homolog of Saccharomyces cerevisiae YBR074W), producing the protein MSVVKAPFRFRKTNLSTIMMIAYTVITIVYVWDHFHYQFAPPQEMATSKMLEDAWLDLEIITQYPHPYSSHANDKVHDYLLERITDITKDSSFAHVSDDYGTGIRTLFREEDILKSKSHDSKVVYYESSNVLAKVEGRDPTLEGLLLSAHFDSVPSGFGATDDGMGIVSMLAILAYYAKNQPERTIVFNFNNNEEFGLAGASAFFEHPWSKGISYVINLEGAGSGGKAVLFRTSDVATASVYADAVRDQPFGNSMYQQGFYSGHIGSESDFRVYQAQGLRGWDIAFYKPRNLYHTAKDTVLYTSKQALWHMLHTTLQLTAHMAVNKPEMEDTSSAVYFDLFGKWFVVWSAKSLFYWNCIILALFPSLLAILFLIAHDQQALNVNLCGAMCRLPVSVAVAYFGVKLFQVLVGQINPYVFSRDYVPPIVAEASLFVFINYLILSSWEQLRPLRDFKTLALVEVSMFLWVYLVSVTRWLRDSNYKATGVYPFTVGYVFVSIGAVIGVFCATLKAKYSMAKRFPIRTRKITHKRRGSDAPQVVIAVENTIIDTENTPLLTPSQNSHPGSAKSAGLDCDDDDDEGIVATLLNYDWSIQFLVVTPAVTYFTWVCLDLIMSAMNQTIQENAKSTTFVTHMALIGSLLLTLPLLPFAYQLHSVVALLFLVLAVVAGFWTIVVPPFTESSPLKLEFVQTIDLDMNNSSTVYLYGREKAFMEPILDDIPSVDGYECHGMNSNGVDVCQYTGMLPKMFDKDHNIHEDWGNIMTVEIINDDRNSSSRTPYQPITAELRINVADNRVCTLSFNSTKFESWKHANSPVREVTILNEKGNNKSASVGNNKLKNGYFKDEEGNDHFRWNNGITELQLHKLDFDRGYYSVSLEWIPQVLYRAERNEPQVMGDDDDALGVSITCYWGEYDTNSITDGFATTNVPAYDELRKYSPKNIIYSSREKGMILVKKYIEL; encoded by the coding sequence ATGAGTGTTGTGAAGGCTCCGTTTCGGTTTAGGAAGACTAACCTAAGCACGATAATGATGATCGCCTATACGGTGATCACCATTGTTTATGTTTGGGATCACTTCCATTATCAATTTGCACCGCCTCAAGAGATGGCCACTTCTAAAATGCTTGAGGATGCTTGGTTGGATTTGGAAATTATTACGCAGTATCCGCATCCATATTCTTCTCACGCCAATGACAAGGTACACGACTACTTATTGGAACGTATTACAGATATTACAAAAGATTCAAGTTTTGCACATGTATCTGACGACTATGGAACAGGAATACGCACATTGTTTAGGGAAGAAGATATTTTAAAGTCTAAATCGCATGACTCAAAGGTTGTTTACTATGAATCTTCCAATGTCTTGGCGAAAGTTGAAGGTAGAGATCCCACATTAGAGGGTTTGTTATTATCTGCACATTTTGACAGTGTTCCGTCTGGGTTTGGTGCTACTGACGATGGTATGGGAATTGTATCAATGTTGGCGATTTTAGCATATTACGCTAAAAATCAACCCGAACGTACAAttgtcttcaacttcaataACAATGAAGAGTTTGGTCTGGCTGGCGCATCCGCCTTTTTTGAACATCCTTGGTCTAAAGGTATTTCATATGTCATCAATTTAGAAGGAGCAGGTAGCGGAGGCAAGGCTGTATTGTTTAGAACATCAGACGTTGCAACCGCATCTGTATACGCTGACGCTGTTCGCGACCAACCATTTGGCAACTCCATGTACCAACAGGGATTTTACTCCGGTCATATTGGTAGTGAAAGTGATTTTAGGGTTTATCAGGCGCAAGGCTTGCGTGGTTGGGATATTGCATTTTATAAACCCAGGAATTTGTACCATACCGCAAAGGATACCGTCTTGTACACTAGCAAGCAAGCGTTATGGCACATGTTACACACCACCTTACAATTAACTGCACACATGGCGGTCAATAAACCTGAGATGGAGGATACTAGCAGTGCTGTTTACTTTGACTTATTTGGTAAATGGTTCGTGGTTTGGTCAGCAAAAAGTTTATTTTACTGGAACTGTATTATTCTAGCGTTATTCCCATCATTGCTAGCTATATTGTTCCTTATTGCACATGATCAACAAGCTTTGAATGTGAACCTATGCGGTGCCATGTGTAGATTACCTGTTTCTGTGGCCGTTGCTTATTTTGGAGTTAAACTATTCCAAGTTTTGGTAGGTCAAATTAACCCATATGTTTTTTCTAGAGACTACGTCCCCCCCATAGTTGCAGAGGCTTCCTTGTTTGTCTTCATTAACTATCTTATCCTATCATCCTGGGAACAATTGCGTCCATTGCGTGATTTTAAGACTCTTGCCTTAGTTGAGGTTTCCATGTTTTTATGGGTTTATTTGGTGTCTGTTACCCGTTGGTTACGGGACTCAAATTATAAGGCCACAGGTGTCTACCCGTTTACTGTTGGTTACGTTTTTGTTTCAATTGGTGCGGTCATTGGAGTTTTCTGCGCAACATTAAAAGCTAAATATTCAATGGCAAAACGCTTCCCAATCAGGACTAGGAAGATCACCCACAAGAGAAGAGGCTCTGATGCCCCTCAAGTTGTTATTGCAGTTGAAAACACTATAATAGATACCGAAAACACTCCATTGTTAACACCTTCACAAAACTCTCACCCAGGGAGTGCAAAATCCGCTGGTTTGGATTGcgatgatgatgatgatgaaggaATTGTCGCTACCTTACTCAACTACGACTGGAGCATCCAATTCTTGGTAGTTACACCAGCCGTAACTTATTTCACTTGGGTTTGTTTGGATTTAATTATGAGTGCTATGAACCAGACCATTCAAGAGAATGCTAAAAGTACCACTTTTGTCACACATATGGCTTTGATTGGAAGTTTGTTGCTTACTTTGCCATTACTTCCATTCGCTTACCAGTTGCACTCTGTAGTAGCACTGCTCTTTTTAGTTTTAGCCGTTGTCGCAGGTTTCTGGACCATTGTCGTACCACCATTTACTGAATCGTCGCCATTGAAGTTAGAGTTCGTACAAACCATTGACTTAGACATGAATAATTCATCAACAGTTTATTTATATGGCCGTGAAAAGGCTTTCATGGAACCCATTTTGGACGATATACCCAGTGTGGACGGTTATGAATGTCATGGAATGAATAGTAACGGTGTTGATGTTTGCCAGTATACTGGTATGCTTCCAAAGATGTTTGACAAAGACCATAATATCCATGAGGATTGGGGAAACATTATGACTGTAGAAATTATTAACGACGACAGGAATTCAAGTTCAAGAACTCCATATCAACCAATCACAGCAGAATTGAGAATTAATGTTGCTGACAACCGAGTTTGTACATTATCTTTCAACAGCACGAAATTCGAGTCATGGAAGCATGCAAACTCACCTGTTAGAGAAGTGACAATCCTTAATGAAAAAGGCAACAATAAGTCCGCCAGTGTTGGAAATAATAAGCTTAAGAATGGTTATTTTAAAGACGAAGAGGGTAACGACCACTTCCGCTGGAACAACGGTATTACTGAATTACAATTGCATAAATTAGATTTTGACCGTGGCTACTATTCTGTCAGCCTAGAATGGATTCCCCAAGTATTGTACCGTGCCGAAAGGAACGAACCGCAGGTGATGGGCGACGACGATGATGCATTGGGTGTGAGTATAACCTGTTATTGGGGTGAATATGACACCAACTCTATTACTGATGGCTTTGCAACGACTAACGTTCCTGCATATGACGAATTGAGAAAGTACTCTCCAAAAAACATCATCTATTCCAGTAGAGAAAAAGGTATGATTTTGGTTAAGAAATATATTGAATTGTAG
- the HEM12 gene encoding uroporphyrinogen decarboxylase HEM12 (Syntenic homolog of Ashbya gossypii AGL210C; Syntenic homolog of Saccharomyces cerevisiae YDR047W (HEM12)): protein MQEIDRTRFAPLKNDLILRASRGETVERPPCWIMRQAGRYLPEYHKVKAGRDFFETCHDAETASEITIQPVRRYAGLLDAAIIFSDILVIPQAMGMRVEMLEGKGPHFPEPLRSIDQLDNVLNYEVNVLKELEWAFKAITMTRIKLEGQVPLFGFCGGPWTLLVYMTEGGGSRLFNHAKRWINLYPVQSHKLLQKITDVAVEFLSQQVVAGCQILQVFESWGSELSSADFDEFSLPYLKQIAARVPERLKELGITEDVPMTVFAKGSWYALDKLCSAGYNTVSLDWLWDPAKAVRINNGRVNLQGNLDPGVMYGTKENLTRKVEAMIKGFGGGKKHYIVNLGHGTHPGMDPDMIRFFLEECHRIGSM, encoded by the coding sequence ATGCAAGAAATTGATCGCACCCGTTTTGCGCCGCTTAAGAATGATCTAATTCTTAGGGCTTCGAGAGGAGAGACAGTGGAAAGACCTCCATGTTGGATTATGAGGCAAGCAGGACGTTATTTACCGGAATATCATAAGGTGAAGGCTGGAAGAGACTTCTTTGAGACATGCCATGACGCAGAAACTGCCTCTGAGATCACCATTCAACCTGTTAGACGTTATGCAGGCCTTCTTGATGCAGCTATTATTTTCTCTGATATTCTAGTTATCCCGCAGGCGATGGGTATGAGGGTTGAAATGTTAGAGGGGAAGGGTCCACATTTTCCTGAGCCTCTGCGTAGTATTGACCAATTGGACAATGTTTTGAACTATGAAGTCAACGTGCTAAAGGAGTTGGAGTGGGCTTTTAAGGCCATCACAATGACGAGAATTAAATTAGAAGGTCAAGTTCCACTCTTTGGTTTCTGTGGTGGACCATGGACGCTATTGGTATATATGACAGAAGGTGGTGGATCTAGACTTTTCAATCACGCCAAGCGCTGGATTAATTTGTATCCCGTGCAGTCTCACAAACTGTTGCAGAAGATTACCGACGTTGCAGTTGAGTTCTTATCTCAACAAGTAGTAGCTGGATGTCAGATCCTGCAAGTATTTGAAAGTTGGGGAAGCGAATTAAGTTCAGCAGATTTCGACGAATTTTCTCTTCCATACTTGAAGCAGATTGCTGCTAGGGTTCCAGAGAGATTAAAGGAACTTGGTATTACAGAGGACGTTCCAATGACTGTTTTTGCAAAAGGTTCATGGTATGCTCTCGACAAATTATGCAGTGCTGGCTACAATACAGTTTCATTGGACTGGCTTTGGGATCCAGCTAAGGCAGTCAGAATCAATAATGGAAGAGTTAACCTTCAAGGTAACTTAGATCCAGGCGTCATGTATGGTACCAAAGAAAACCTGACTAGAAAGGTCGAGGCTATGATAAAAGGCTTCGGTGGTGGTAAAAAGCACTACATAGTTAATTTAGGCCATGGTACACACCCAGGTATGGACCCTGACATGATCAGATTCTTTCTTGAAGAATGCCATAGAATTGGGAGTATGTGA
- the VMS1 gene encoding Vms1p (Syntenic homolog of Ashbya gossypii AGL211C; Syntenic homolog of Saccharomyces cerevisiae YDR049W (VMS1)), giving the protein MTDTLNKANTYIYDLNKDILDSLELMSFNSLVSEVIINTGKLDINEEQKFPDKTSLKKCNSCDIEFETDLLLKSHYREDFHRYNLRRKANGILPITFSEFENIMRNSDVESISGSDDVETSDNESDEDIFSTHKDQLDVIMENEIATLNSSRDNQQDSASHLNTRSPMLYLRSRHLSEEQVFGLYKCIFTPNTIQHPLDTLRKWQDNKKPPGMSALFMFGGGHFAGAIISHQRQSITGNLTKQGQSLQTQSVKLIEHKTFHRYTTRRKQGGSQSTMDNAKGKANSAGSSLRRYNEAALKNDIQIVIKQWEPYLSKCENIFIRAKNIADMKIFTESGNLKKDDPRIKKIPLTTKRPTTNEIKRVWCELTYLHITLRPQPVSQDKAVPSVVPHPIQQKKVEEVKELKLEEIHTKEVTSILKKSKAPQLLLYLKKHKLDVNFKLLPSYEYSQTPTMLHYASQNSLKNMVLFLLSNLKSDPTIKNEFGKTAWDLAKKIEVKRSFQIARSNLGESFTTWEDSNIGEPLTREQVAELTDKESKLEAEESSRAMERELEIVRERQRHKLESKRGPGKTLNDRISSNQLHLNSLSEDQRKRLMREQRARAAEARMKLSANK; this is encoded by the coding sequence ATGACAGACACTCTTAACAAAGCTAACACATACATCTATGATTTAAACAAGGATATATTAGACTCTTTAGAATTAATGAGCTTTAATTCTTTAGTTTCCGAAGTTATTATTAATACTGGCAAGTTAGACATTAATGAAGAGCAAAAATTCCCAGATAAAACTTCTCTCAAGAAGTGTAATTCCTGTGACATAGAATTTGAGACTGACTTGTTATTGAAGTCACATTATAGAGAAGATTTCCACAGATATAATTTAAGAAGAAAGGCGAATGGGATTTTGCCGATCACTTTCTCTGAATTTGAGAATATTATGAGGAACAGCGATGTCGAAAGTATTTCTGGATCCGATGATGTTGAAACATCTGATAATGAAAGTGACGAGGATATCTTTTCCACTCATAAAGATCAATTGGATGTTATTATGGAGAATGAAATAGCCACCTTAAACAGTAGCAGAGATAATCAGCAAGACTCTGCAAGCCATTTGAATACGAGATCCCCGATGCTGTACCTGAGGTCTAGACATCTTTCCGAAGAGCAAGTTTTTGGTCTTTATAAGTGCATTTTCACACCCAATACCATCCAGCACCCATTGGATACCTTGCGAAAATGGCAAGACAATAAAAAACCCCCAGGGATGTCTGCACTTTTTATGTTCGGTGGTGGACATTTCGCTGGTGCAATCATATCCCATCAAAGGCAGTCTATTACTGGCAACCTAACGAAGCAAGGACAATCATTACAGACACAGTCGGTAAAGTTAATAGAACATAAGACATTTCATAGGTATACTACAAGAAGGAAGCAGGGCGGATCTCAATCCACAATGGATAATGCTAAAGGAAAAGCAAATTCAGCAGGCTCATCTCTTCGTAGATATAACGAAGCTGCATTAAAAAATGACATTCAGATCGTAATAAAACAATGGGAGCCATATTTAAGCAAATGTGAAAATATCTTTATCAGAGCTAAAAATATAGCCGACATGAAGATATTTACAGAATCTGGaaatttgaagaaagaTGATCCTAGAATTAAAAAAATCCCTCTCACTACTAAAAGGCCTACTACCAATGAAATTAAAAGAGTATGGTGCGAATTGACATATTTACACATTACACTAAGACCACAGCCTGTCTCACAGGACAAAGCTGTTCCATCAGTAGTGCCACATCCTATACAACAAAAGAAGGTTGAAGAGGTCAAGGAACTGAAATTGGAAGAGATACATACCAAAGAAGTTACGTCGATACTGAAAAAATCCAAGGCCCCGCAACTTTTATTGTACCTCAAAAAGCATAAACTGGACGTTAATTTCAAACTTTTGCCATCCTATGAATACTCACAAACCCCAACAATGCTTCACTATGCATCCCAAAATTCACTTAAGAACATGGTTCTTTTTTTGCTTTCTAATTTGAAAAGTGATCCTACTATTAAGAATGAATTTGGCAAAACTGCATGGGATCTGGCGAAGAAAATAGAGGTCAAGCGCTCCTTTCAAATTGCTAGAAGTAACCTTGGAGAATCTTTTACAACATGGGAGGATTCTAATATAGGGGAGCCATTAACAAGAGAACAGGTCGCTGAATTAACTGATAAGGAATCTAAACTCGAGGCCGAGGAATCATCCAGGGCGATGGAAAGAGAACTAGAAATTGTTAGAGAAAGGCAAAGACATAAATTGGAATCTAAAAGGGGTCCAGGAAAAACTCTGAATGATAGAATTTCAAGTAACCAGTTACATTTAAACTCTTTGTCCGAAGATCAAAGAAAAAGATTGATGAGAGAACAGCGTGCGCGTGCAGCAGAGGCTCGAATGAAGCTTTCTGCAAATAAATAA
- the RDH54 gene encoding DNA-dependent ATPase RDH54 (Syntenic homolog of Ashbya gossypii AGL212W; Syntenic homolog of Saccharomyces cerevisiae YBR073W (RDH54)), translated as MSINSTSQGYVNRPFKSCKIDAKVSVQDDETGRSTVNSGAGKCAPLPRTLKRSIPSGDPDRESKRSSGITKLFTLTYRKVSNKKKKTWDGDGYAAYPVGGNSITLYNELGKTIGSNLWHNNRDMFDILFSCGSLECQLDYEIIDPQEYEIALQIVKSSKSSNKFPQFKQSATSIKSAQKGPMNRMQLSKLFTPTTSTKFKPVIKAPAAATSLTRTIISKAGMRFQPAFDKTMINNPLVMNMAMDDEVEVIVDPLLSKALRPHQRSGVKFMYDCIRGLAHPEEDDDNKALILDQDSDIRGCLLADEMGLGKTFMTITLIWTLLKQNPKPSTGAFSQNGVALQGVCHKVIVVCPVTLIGNWKKEFIKWLPLNKIGLLTLSNSNTPDKDRSDVRNFLRVQRTYQVLIIGYEKLLTVASELEKGKNKLDLLVCDEGHRLKNSSSKILKCLSDLEIQRKVILTGTPIQNDLIEFYTIINFINPGILGSISTFKREYINPITRARDVKTKFNELIRAQGESKSQDLIEITKKFILRRTSSIISNYLPPKMDLVIFCRPTELQLDAFHKILSGDHLNFQQLGFNSSLGLITLLKKICNSPNLITGDLYFQNNFKDQNSLTNISRSVNSGKLMVLISLLEHIQSDCDGEKVIIISNYTQTLDIIQGLLISQNMTFVRLDGSTPSKERDSLVNIFNKSPSVFGFLLSAKSGGVGLNLIGASRLILFDNDWNPSVDLQAMSRIHRDGQKKPCYIYRLVTTGCIDEKIFQRQLMKNNLSRKFLDDHSNQTSKDDLFERDELRDLFTIHTSTRSNTHELICSCEGLGKKFDEDDIIEEESSLKLTDGWMNANEVGAILENVAREEKESKETLMKKCLVGYKHIDPSKTGDIIDPIIGKVHLKLPDVITFAFVKTDRNK; from the coding sequence ATGTCAATAAATTCCACTTCGCAGGGATATGTTAATAGGCCATTCAAATCGTGTAAGATTGATGCTAAAGTGTCTGTGCAAGATGATGAAACCGGACGTAGTACTGTAAACAGCGGGGCTGGAAAGTGCGCGCCACTTCCAAGAACGTTAAAGCGTTCAATTCCTTCAGGAGATCCAGATAGAGAATCTAAACGGTCATCAGGTATCACCAAATTATTCACGTTAACATACAGGAAAGTAAGtaataaaaaaaagaaGACCTGGGATGGTGATGGTTATGCAGCCTATCCGGTTGGCGGGAATTCCATAACTCTTTACAATGAGCTGGGGAAAACAATAGGCTCCAACCTGTGGCATAATAACAGAGATATGTTTGATATTCTCTTTTCATGCGGATCACTAGAATGTCAATTAGATTATGAAATTATAGATCCCCAGGAATATGAAATAGCACTACAGATTGTTAAATCCTCGAAGTCTTCTAATAAATTTCCACAGTTTAAGCAATCAGCAACGAGTATAAAATCGGCTCAAAAGGGACCAATGAATAGAATGCAACTTTCAAAGTTATTTACCCCTACTACATCCACGAAATTTAAACCTGTTATAAAAGCTCCAGCTGCAGCTACTTCTTTAACAAGGACTATTATTAGCAAAGCAGGCATGAGATTTCAACCGGCTTTTGATAAGACCATGATTAATAATCCGTTGGTAATGAATATGGCAATGGATGATGAAGTAGAAGTAATAGTAGATCCATTACTTTCAAAGGCATTGAGACCTCACCAACGATCCGGTGTAAAGTTTATGTACGATTGTATTCGTGGTTTGGCTCATCCAGAAGAGGATGATGATAACAAGGCTCTTATTTTAGATCAAGATAGTGACATCCGCGGTTGTCTACTTGCCGATGAGATGGGCTTGGGGAAAACTTTCATGACTATAACATTAATATGGACGCTATTAAAACAGAATCCGAAGCCATCTACAGGAGCTTTCTCCCAGAATGGAGTTGCTCTGCAGGGTGTTTGTCATAAAGTGATTGTTGTGTGTCCTGTAACACTAATTGGTAATTGGAAGAAGGAATTTATCAAATGGCTGCCTCTGAACAAGATTGGTCTGTTGACATTAAGTAATAGCAATACTCCTGATAAGGATAGGTCTGATGTTAGAAACTTCCTGCGTGTTCAAAGAACATATCAAGTTCTTATAATTGGATATGAGAAACTGCTAACAGTTGCTTCTGAGTTAGAAAAAGGTAAGAATAAATTAGATCTACTGGTTTGCGATGAGGGCCACAGGTTGAAAAATTCATCTTCCAAAATACTTAAGTGCCTTAGTGATTTGGAAATACAACGAAAAGTTATTTTAACTGGTACACCTATTCAAAATGATTTGATCGAGTTTTACACCATTATCAACTTTATTAATCCAGGAATCCTTGGGTCGATTTCAACGTTTAAAAGGGAATACATTAACCCAATTACAAGGGCAAGAGATGTAAAAACCAAGTTCAATGAGCTTATAAGAGCGCAAGGTGAATCAAAGTCTCAAGATCTTATAGAAATCACAAAAAAGTTTATTCTGAGACGAACAAGTTCAATCATTTCCAATTATCTGCCACCAAAAATGGATTTGGTAATCTTCTGCAGACCAACAGAATTGCAACTGGACGCTTTTCATAAGATACTTTCAGGAGACCATTTGAATTTTCAACAACTGGGATTTAATTCATCTCTAGGTCTAATTACGctattgaagaaaataTGCAACTCTCCAAATTTAATAACCGGCGACTTATATTTTCAAAACAATTTTAAGGACCAGAATTCACTCACGAATATTTCTCGCTCTGTCAATTCTGGTAAACTAATGGTCTTGATATCACTACTCGAACATATTCAGTCAGATTGTGATGGTGAAAAAGTAATAATAATTTCAAATTATACCCAAACTTTAGATATAATACAAGGCCTGTTGATATCACAAAATATGACTTTTGTTCGTCTAGATGGATCTACTCCGTCCAAAGAACGAGACTCACTGGttaatattttcaataaaTCGCCAAGTGTTTTTGGGTTTCTATTAAGTGCAAAATCTGGCGGAGTAGGTTTAAATCTTATTGGTGCTTCAAGGCTCATTTTGTTTGATAATGACTGGAATCCTTCTGTAGATCTTCAAGCAATGTCAAGGATACATAGAGATGGCCAGAAGAAACCTTGTTATATTTACCGGTTGGTTACAACCGGGTGTATTGATGAAAAAATATTTCAGCGCCAACTCATGAAAAATAACCTGAGTAGAAAGTTTCTGGATGATCACTCTAATCAAACTTCTAAGGATGATCTTTTCGAACGTGATGAGCTTAGGGATCTATTCACAATTCACACTTCTACAAGATCTAACACCCACGAACTCATTTGTTCATGTGAGGGGCTTGGCAAAAAGTTTGATGAGGATGATATTATAGAGGAAGAAAGCTCACTCAAGTTGACAGATGGTTGGATGAATGCTAACGAAGTAGGTGCGATATTAGAAAATGTGGCTAGAGAGGAAAAAGAGTCCAAAGAAACTTTGATGAAAAAATGCTTAGTGGGTTATAAGCATATTGATCCTTCTAAAACCGGAGACATTATAGATCCTATAATAGGGAAAGTCCATTTAAAATTACCGGATGTAATCACATTTGCATTTGTTAAAACTGATCgaaataaataa
- the MLO1 gene encoding Mlo1p (Syntenic homolog of Ashbya gossypii AGL213W; Syntenic homolog of Saccharomyces cerevisiae YMR252C) gives MLESTWLRFAVQKRAYSVRYKQWRSMNIKQKQGFINGLVATYAEQYPGSKSNVSFKSLKQDMEFYGDAPAVFGVIYDSIWELQKVKQKLIHSNDDGHKWVTDNIIEHGRFAHHRFQELLVEEDKNES, from the coding sequence ATGCTAGAATCAACTTGGTTAAGATTTGCGGTACAAAAGCGTGCATACTCTGTTAGGTACAAGCAATGGCGATCTATGAACATTAAGCAAAAACAGGGCTTTATTAATGGCCTAGTTGCCACATATGCAGAGCAGTACCCTGGTTCTAAGTCGAATGTGTCTTTTAAAAGTCTCAAGCAAGATATGGAATTTTATGGTGACGCTCCGGCCGTTTTTGGAGTGATCTACGATAGCATATGGGAACTACAGAAAGTGAAGCAGAAGTTGATACATTCTAACGATGATGGACATAAATGGGTTACTGACAATATAATAGAGCATGGTCGTTTTGCTCATCATAGATTTCAGGAACTGTTGGTTGAGGAAGACAAGAATGAATCTTAA
- the GFD1 gene encoding Gfd1p (Syntenic homolog of Ashbya gossypii AGL214C; Syntenic homolog of Saccharomyces cerevisiae YMR255W (GFD1)) — protein sequence MPLDSKWATASIELETVKIPDRKDRSSPKKTVVENGTNTSKWAHVEKQDNRKHKQTKLKRFRGKSQSLTEYSSNPSSENELTNSRPSTGDSNYSSKNQIFDTHTVEGHSLKEDSHERFTHQPNELAFRLGLVQPKSLEKGSVSRTHKREQLSQSEKALRGGDSRKEKVKELALNSNPLAVRLGIGLPNPVTERGVKSNSVSNKRTKDKNNGTKDPQLRKHLLERNIEEKKNVLLKNIHKEKQKQILTDFLNDDFSLEWDESELVAQLQELQTS from the coding sequence ATGCCGTTAGACTCTAAATGGGCGACAGCTTCAATAGAGCTAGAAACTGTTAAAATCCCTGACAGGAAAGATCGTTCttcgccaaagaaaacCGTTGTGGAAAATGGCACTAACACGTCTAAATGGGCCCATGTAGAAAAGCAGGATAACAGAAAACATAAACAAACAAAGCTTAAACGATTCCGAGGAAAGTCTCAATCCTTAACTGAATATAGTAGTAATCCTTCAAGTGAGAATGAACTAACAAACTCTAGACCCTCAACCGGCGATAGCAATTATAGTTCCAAGAATCAGATATTTGATACTCATACTGTTGAAGGACATAGTTTAAAAGAGGATTCACATGAGCGGTTTACGCATCAACCGAATGAATTAGCTTTTAGGTTAGGTTTAGTGCAACCGAAGTCTCTAGAAAAGGGTTCTGTTAGTAGGACCCACAAACGAGAGCAACTAAGTCAGTCCGAAAAGGCGCTACGTGGGGGTGATAGCCGTAAGGAAAAAGTTAAAGAGCTGGCTCTAAACTCAAACCCTCTTGCTGTTAGATTGGGAATAGGGTTACCGAATCCTGTAACGGAAAGAGGGGTTAAATCAAATTCAGTCAGCAACAAGAGAACAAAGGACAAAAATAATGGTACAAAGGACCCTCAACTAAGAAAACATTTACTCGAAAGGAACATCGAAGAAAAAAAGAACGTTCTCCTAAAAAATATACATAAGGAAAAGCAGAAGCAGATATTAACGGATTTCCTAAATGATGATTTCTCTCTTGAATGGGATGAAAGTGAGTTAGTAGCTCAATTACAGGAATTACAAACTAGTTAG